The nucleotide window ACTTCTGTATTGAATTGCTTCGGCGATATGTTCAGGTAAAATTTCATCACTGCCTGCAAGGTCAGCAATTGTTCTTGACACCTTTAAAATTCTATCATAGGCTCTTGCAGAAAGTCCAAGTTTATCCATTGCTTTTGTAAGCAAGTTTTGTCCAACATTATTTATGATACAAACTTCCTTTGCCATTTTAGTACTCATCTGCGCATTGCAATGCACATCGGGAAAATCTTTAAATCGCAATTCTTGAATTTCTCTTGCTTTAATCACACGTTCACGAATATTTGCACTTGGCTCAGATAAAATCACAGAAGATAATTCCCGAACCGGAACAGGTGTTACTTCCACATGTAAATCTATTCTGTCTAATAAAGGTCCTGATATGCGGTTCAAATATTTTTGAACTACACCCGGTGCACAAACACAATCTTTTTCTGGATGATTATAATATCCGCAAGGGCAAGGATTCATACTAGCAACAAGCATAAAACTGGCGGGATATTCTACCGAAAATCTCGCACGACTGATAGTAACTTTCCTATCCTCCATTGGTTGCCGCAATACCTCTAACACGTTTCTTTTAAACTCGGGAAGTTCATCTAAAAACAATACTCCATTATGTGCTAAAGAAATTTCACCAGGCTGCGGATTATTACCTCCACCTACTAAAGCGACATCACTCACCGTATGATGCGGCGAACGAAAAGGCCGGATATATAATAAGGAAGAATTACCCGGCAACTTACCAGCAACTGAATGAATTTTTGTGGTCTCAAGAGCTTCATGTAAAGTGAGTGGTGGCAAAATGGTGGGAAGCCTTTTTGCCAGCATTGTTTTACCGGCACCCGGTGGTCCTATTAAAATTGCATTATGCCCTCCGGAAGCAGCAATCTCCAAAGCTCGTTTAATATTTTCCTGACCTTTCACATCAGAGAAATCTAAATCAGAATTACCGATACTGTAAGCAAACTCTTCCCGAGTATTTACAATCACTTGTTCCAATCCTGTTCCAGTACCTAAAAATCCAACCACATCTTTTAATTGAGTGGCGCCATACACTTCTATATTATTTACAATGGCGGCTTCCCGGGCATTAGATTCCGGTAATATTAATTTTGTAAATCCTTCTTCTCTAGCCTGAATAGCAATTGGCAAAGCACCTTTCGCCGGAAGTATGGTTCCATCCAAAGAAAGCTCGCCGAGAAACATTACTTTTTCCAGCGACTCTTCATTTATCTGGCCTGTTGCACCTAAAATTCCGATAGCCATAGGCAAATCGAATGAGGTACCTTCCTTTCTGATATCGGCAGGTGCAAGATTAATTACCACGTTAGTGCGAGGCATATAAAAACCATTGTGACGAATAGCAGTTTGAATTCTTTGCCAGCTTTCTTTAACTGCATTATCAGGCAATCCCACAATATATCCTTTCAACTCACCACCACCACCGGTATTTACTTCGATGGTAACCGTAACTGCATTCACACCCTGAACAGTGCTTCCAAAGGTTTTAACTAACATATTGAAAAGATTAAAGCAAACTTACCAAAAGGAAAATTTGCAAGGACATTAGATTCAGAATTAAAATAAAATAAAATTTCCATTTATGAAGTCACGGCACTCAATTAAATATCAGAACAAGAATTGCTACAAATCCTAATTTTAAAGGAACGATTAAAAAGTAGATAAACAATACAATTATTCAGATTACTCTAAGTAAAATATTATAATAAATAATCTATATCAGCATATCACTCTAGCTTACTAATTCTACGTAATAATTTTTACAGTCACAGATAAAAGAATCAAGATTACAAATTAGCTGTATTTATAGCTCATTTTCGTTGTCCCAAATATCGAATACTGGAGTACGATGAACAAGTTTAAGAATCTATGGACAGGCCTATTTTTTCTATTGTCAGCATCAATAGGCACAATACAGGCGCAGGTTACAGCGGACTTTGTGGCGGATGACTTAGTGGTCTGCCCGGAGTTCCGGTGATATTTACCAATCTCAGTACATATCCCGCAGGTTCCAGTCCTACTTATCTGTGGAGTTTCCCCAGTGGCTTCGCTTCTTCCTTAACTGAAGCAAACCCAACAGTTTATTATTATACTCCGGGAACTTACAGTGTAACACTAACAACAAGTGTTGCCGGAACAGGAAGTGATGTAGAAACAAAAACTGCATATATCACTGTGGTAACTCCGCCGGATGCAAACTTCACTTACACTATCCCTGATTTATGTAATCAAATGGTGGTAAATTTCACGAATACCTCTGTGGCTGGCAGTGCTCCTATTACATCGAAATTGTGGGATTTTGATGATGCCACTTTTAGTGCATTGTCCAATCCGATAAAGACTTTTACTTCGGAAAATACATTCAATGTAATTCTATTTGTTACGGATGCAAATGGATGTAGTGATAATGTTACCGTACCTGTAACTACACTTGCACCTGTTGAAAGTGCTATTTCCAGCACAGGTTCTATTTTTTCGTGTGGCCTTGCAATAGCTCCAACAATTTTAGCTATTACTTCTGAAGGCACAGCTCCTTACACTTACAGTTGGGATTATGGCAACGGCACTAGCTCTATTCTTCCTTCTTCTGTAGTAAATTATTCTGATTGCGGCACATATGATATCACCTACACAGTTACAGATGCTAATGGTTGTTCACTTACAAATTCCTATGATGACTATATAGAAATTTCTTGTCCGGAAGTAGATTTCAGCATGTCTGACGATACAGTTTGTCTGGCATCTACTGCAAGCTTTATTAATCTTTCAGATCCCGGTGCAGTTTCTTATTACTGGCAATTTAATTATCCAACAGCGCTGGCAACAAGCACAGAAGAAAATCCGGTTGCTGAATTTGTTGCTGCGGGTATGCGCATAATCAGACTTACCGTAACTTATCCCGGTGGATGTACTGCATATCATCAAGATACCATTCAAGTAGTTCCGAGACCTGCCATAACAGGAATAGCAGCGAGCGATTCAACAGGTTGCGAAATTCCATTTGTCACTACACTTACTCCGCTTGGCCTTACGGGTACTGGCCCTTATACTTTTTTATGGGAATCCGGTGGCATGACTTCTACAGATTCTGCTGCTACATTTACCTATAATGATTATATAAATTATACAGTTTCGCTCACCATTACAGATGCAAATGGATGTTCTGTTTTTTACACCTTTATCGGTTTTATAAAAATCAAGAAACCGACTAATGCATTTTCTGCAACACCTATTGAAGGATGTGCGCCTTTAAAAGTAACATTTACGAATACTAGTTCTTCCACCTATGTTCCGTTATCCTATTATGTTTGGAATTACGGCGATGGAACAATAGATACCACTTATTCTTTAGGCTCCCACAATCATTGGTTTATGGTTGCAGGAACCTATAATGTAACTATGACTTTATATACGGTTGATGGTTGTCCGAAAACAAGTAATCTCTATATTACTTTAGGAAATGAGGTTGCATATTTTGAAATTATCAATGATGATGACCCTACATGTAATCCGGTAGAAATTGATAATTTATCTTTTGGTGCAGATGAAACAACTATTGATTGGGGAGATGGCACTACAAGTTTTTTATACCCGGTACATTAGATACTTCACATGTGTATCCGGCAGCGGATACAGCTACATATATTATTACTTTAATTGCTGAAGACCGTGGTTGTATATCTACTTGGGTGGATACAATTACAATTCTGCCTGTTATAACTATCGTCACTACAACATGGAATTGCGACAACCCTCTCGAATTTTATTATGTGGTTGACACCAGTGTGGTAACCGGAGATTTTTGCTGGGACTTCGGTTCGGGTGATGTGTTTTGCAATCAAGTTGCGGTGAGTTATACCTATCCCAGGCCAGGAACATACAGTGGTGAAATCACAACTCTTGACCCAATTGAATATGAAGGCTGTGAATTAGTCCAAACCTTTAGCTCTCTTGTACCTGATAATGATTTTTCTTTCGATATAAATACTGTCGGTGGTTGTGGAAGTTTTGAATATAGTATTGCTTCAAATGTTGCTCCCGACTTCCCTTCTGAATTAACTTATACTTGGAATATTGGTCCTTCTTCTATTTCCGGTTTTACTGATGTAATTACTGATACAAGTTTTTTCAATTATACTTTTCCGGAAGAAGATGCCTATCCAATTGAAATGACAATTAATGATGTGAATGGTTGTGTGTATTCTTCAATGGATACTATAATTATTAGTGGTGCAGTTGCATTATTTAATATTGATTCGATTGTTGGTTGTAGTCCGTTTACTGTTTATGTAAGTGATGCCTCTACATTAATTGATGATGCTGGTGGTGATATTTCTATAGAAAGTTACGAATGGAATTTCAGCGGTGGAACTTGCCCAACTTATTTTGGAATTAGTCCACCGCCTTGCACATTTGCTACAGGTACTCATAGTGTAACTCTTACAATTACCGACAATGGTGGTTGCGAATTTTCTTATACCGAAGAAATAGATGTGGTGAGTGATGTGATTGCAAGTTTTATTGCTGATGAACTTGCATGTAATTCAACTGAGCCCTTATACTTTTCAAATACTTCTACTGGGGATATCACTGATGTTACTTGGGATTTTGGTGATGGATTTACTTCAACAGACTTTTCTGCATTGCATCCTTATGCTATTGCTGGCGCTTATACAGTGAGCTTAACTGTTAGTGATGCGTTTGGTTGTAGCGATGTCCAAGTGCAAAATATAAATGTAGTACTCGACAGTATTTATGCTGGCTTTGATGTTACTTATTTAACAGCTTCTGCATGTCCGCCAATTCCAATACAACTCGCCAATACTTCAACAGGTGATTATATTGATTTCTGGTGGGATGTAGAAAGAGAAACCGGAATTTATACTTATACACTTGATACCATTATTCTCACTTATACTTTACCGGGTGACTATGATGTTTCCATTTATGTTACTGGCGCAACAGGTTGTATTGATACATTAACAATTGAAAACGCATTATACATTCCCGGACCTACAGGCACAATGGAATATACACCTATGATGGATTGTACTCCGGCAGAAATCACTTTTGATTTTAGTGATTTAACCGCAGACTTAACGTATGTAGATTTTGGTGATGGTGATACAATTCTAGTTACTGGTGATGCAACATACAATTACGCCGAAGAAGGTGTGTATTGCCCTACTTTAATTTTGATTGATGCCTCCGGATGTTCTTTCCAAATTGCATGTGATTCTTCAATTACAATTTATCAAACTCATGATATTGATATCACTGTTTCTGATACCGGTTTATGTCTTGGTGAAATTCTAACTATTTACAATGCAAGTATTGGTTCTCCATTAAATCCGATTGAAGGTTATTTAGTGGATTATGGTGATGGCTCTCCTGTAATTCCGTTAGCGAGTTTTGATTCTTTAACTTATACATACTCCACTTCAGGCACTTATGTATTGAATGTATTTACGATGAGTGATGTGGCTTGTAGTGATACTATTCAATATGAAATAAATGTGTTCTCTGAACCGGAAGCCGGTGCTGATATTTCACCCATTAGTGGTTGCTATCCATTGGATGTAAACTTTACAATTACTGATTTAATTGCTGATGTTGCAATACTTGATTATGGTGATGGAATCATAGATACTATTGCGGGTGATATTTCTCACACTTACACAACCTTTGGAATTTTTCATCCTACGCTTACTTTAATTAACGGAAGTGCATGTGCTGTTGAAATAGAATTTGCTGATGCGGTTCATGTGTATTTTCCTCCTACTGCCGGATTAATTATTCCCGATACAATTGCTTGCTCAGGTGAACAATTAATTTTTATAAATAATAGTAGTGATACTTCTTTCAGTCTTATTACAAATTACACTTTAGATTTTGGTGATGGTTCCACTCCATATTCTTCTGACGTAATGGATACTGTATATCATGCATTTACTACCGATGGTTCTTATGTCTCCACTTTTATTGTTGAGAATTCTGCGGGTTGTTCAGACACTTTAATTTTTAATACTTATGCAGATCAATTACCTGTAGGTGCATTGAATATTTCTCCTTTAGAAGGTTGTGTTCCGCTTGAAGTAAATTTTGATGTTGATGATTTAATAGCGGATGAAGCAATCATAGATTTTGGTGATGGAAATTCTGATACTATTACTTCAAGTATTGTTTATACATATTTAAATCCCGGCGATTTTACACCAATATTTTATCTGAATAATGCAAATGGTTGTACCACTGTTTTAACCTATGAAACTATTGATGTTGAATTAATACCAACAGCAGGTTTTATAATTTCAGATACCACAATTTGTATCTCCACACCGGTTTCAATTATCAATACTTCTTTTGATACTATCGTTTCTCCAATAACATCTTATGCTATAAAATATGGCGATGGCACTGTGGATGTAATTGCAGATTTTGATACGCTTGAGTATACTTATGCAAGTCCGGGCACTTATAACATAACCGTGATTGCACAAAACTCTGCAGGTTGTCGTGATACTATAATTCATGCTGTAGAAGTGTTTGATATTCCGCTTGCAACATTTAGTCTTTTACCAATTACAGGATGTATTCCTTTCGATGTAGATTTTGATTTAGATATTGTAACAGCAGATGAAATGCTATTGTATTACGGTGATGGATTGATGGATACAATTACCGGCGACACTTCGCATATTTATTCCACCGCAGGAAGTTTTGAACCTTATCTTTTAATTTCAAATAATGCGGGTTGTTTTGATTCAATTGCATTTGATGTGGTCGAAGCAGGAATAACTCCAATCGCTGATTTCACAATCACCGATTCTACAATTTGTTTTGGAGAACCAATTGAAATAACAAATAATGCTTGGGATACAACCCTCTCACCAATCATTTCTTACACAATTGATTTTGGCGATGGTTCCGTTTCTACTTCTGCAACTTTCACTTCTCTTACACATAATTATTCTTCAACTGGAGATTTTATAATTACAATGGCAGTAGAAAATAATCTTGGTTGTGGTGATATAATTTCTAAAAATATTACTGTTGGTGAAATGCCTTTTGCAACTCTTGCTCTCGATCCACTTGAAGGTTGTTTGCCTCTCGATATTACTTTCGATTTTGATGCAATTGCCGCTGATGAAATTATTATTTCTTTCGGTGATGGAAATATGGATACTGTTTCTGGTGATGTAACTTATACTTATGTTGACGCCGGAACATTCTCTCCAACTGTTTCTTTATTAAATGCAAATGGTTGCGCATTCGATGTAAATGTTTCTGACGCAATTAATGTTGGAATAACTCCAATCGCAGATTTCACTATTACTGATTCTACAATTTGTTTTGGTGATGATATTGAAATAACAAACAACGCATGGGACACAACATTATCTCCTATCACTTCTTACACAATTGATTTTGGTGATGGCACTGTTTCTACTTCTGCAACTTTCACTTCTCTTACACATAATTATTCTTCGACTGGAGATTTTATAATTACAATGGAAGTAGAAAATAATTATGGTTGTGGTGATATTATTTCTAAAAATATTACTGTTGGTGAAATGCCTTTTGCAACTCTTGCTCTCGATCCACTTGAAGGTTGTTTGCCTCTCGATATTACTTTCGATTTTGATGCAATTGCCGCTGATGAAATTATTATTTCTTTCGGTGATGGAAATATGGATACTGTTACCGGTGATGTAACTTATACTTATGTTGACGCCGGAACATTCTCTCCAACTGTTTCTTTATTAAATGCAAATGGTTGCGCATTCGATGTAAATGTTTCTGACGCAATTAATGTCGGAATAACTCCAATCGCCGATTTCACAATCACTGATTCTACAATTTGTTTTGGAGAACCAATTGAAATAACAAATAATGCTTGGGATACAACCCTCTCACCAATCATTTCTTACACAATTGATTTTGGCGATGGTTCCGTTTCTACTTCTGCAACTTTCACTTCTCTTACACATAATTATTCTTCGACTGGAGATTTTATAATTACAATGGAGTAGAAAATAATTATGGTTGTGGTGATATTATTTCTAAAAATATTACTGTTGGTGAAATGCCTTTTGCAACTCTTGCTCTCGATCCACTTGAAGGTTGTTTACCTCTCAACATCACTTTTGATTTTGATGCAATTGCCGCCGATGAAATAATAATTTCTTTCGGTGATGGAAATATTGATACAGTTTCAGATGATATAACTTATACTTATGTTGATGCCGGAATATTCTCTCCAACCGTTTCTTTACTAAATGCAAATGGTTGTGCTTTCGATGTAATTGTTTCGGATGATATAAATGTTGGAATAACTCCAATCGCTGATTTCACTATTACTGATTCTACAATTTGTTTTGGGGAACCAATTGAAATCACAAACAATGCTTGGGATACAACCCTCTCTCCAATCATTTCTTACACAATTGATTTTGGTGATGGAACTATTTCTACTTCTGCAACTTTCACTTCGCTCACACATAATTATTCAACAACAGGTGATTATTCTATTACTCTTTCAGTAGAAAATAATTTAGGTTGCGATGATATAATTTCTAAAAATATTACTGTCGGCGAAATGCCTTTTGCAACTCTTGCTCTCGATCCTTTAGAAGGTTGTTTACCACTTGATATCACTTTTGATTTTGATGCAATTGCTGCTGATGAAATAATTATTTCTTTCGGTGATGGAATTATGGATACCGTTACCGGTGATATAACTTATACTTATGTTGATGCCGGAATTTTCTCTCCAACTGTTTCATTATTAAATGCAAATGGCTGCGCTTTCGATGTTATTGTTTCTGATGCAATAAATGTCGGTATCACTCCAATCGCAGATTTCACTATTACTGATTCTACAATTTGTTTTGGAGAACCAATTGAAATAACAAATAATGCTTGGGATACAACCCTCTCACCAATCATTTCTTACACAATTGATTTTGGTGATGGTTCTATTTCTACTTCTGCAACATTCACTTCGCTCACACATAATTATTCAACAACCGGTGATTATTCTATTACTCTTTCAGTAGAAAATAATTTAGGTTGCGATGATATAATTTCTAAAAATATTACTGTCGGCGAAATGCCTTTCGCAACTCTTGCTCTCGATCCACTCGAAGGTTGTTTACCTCTCGATATCATTTTTGATTTTGATGCAATTGCCGCTGATGAAATTATTATTTCTTTCGGTGATGGAAATATGGATACTGTTACCGGTGATGTAACTTATACTTATGTTGACGCCGGAACATTCTCTCCAACTGTTACTTTATTAAATGCAAATGGTTGTGCTTTCGATGTAATTGTTTCTGATGATATTAATGTTGGAATAACTCCAATCGCAGATTTCACTATTACTGATTCTACAATTTGTTTTGGGGAACCAATTGAAATCACAAACAATGCTTGGGATACAACCCTCTCTCCAATCATTTCTTACACAATTGATTTTGGTGATGGAACTATTTCTACTTCTGCAACTTTCACTTCGCTCACACATAATTATTCAACAACAGGTGATTATTCTATTACTCTTTCAGTAGAAAATAATTTAGGTTGCGATGATATAATTTCTAAAAATATTACTGTTGGTGAAATGCCTTTTGCAACTCTTGCACTCGATCCACTCGAAGGTTGTTTACCTCTCGATATCATTTTTGATTTTGATGCAATTGCCGCTGATGAAATTATTATTTCTTTCGGTGATGGAAATATGGATACTGTTACCGGTGATGTAACTTATACTTATGTTGACGCCGGAACATTCTCTCCAACTGTTACTTTATTAAATGCAAATGGTTGTGCTTTCGATGTAATTGTTTCTGATGATATTAATGTTGGAATAACTCCAATCGCAGATTTCACTATTACTGATTCTACAATTTGTTTTGGGGAACCAATTGAAATCACAAACAATGCTTGGGATACAACCCTCTCTCCAATCATTTCTTACACAATTGATTTTGGTGATGGCACTATTTCTACTTCTGCAACTTTCACTTCTCTCACACATAACTATTCTTCAACCGGTGATTTTATAATTACTCTTTCAGTAGAAAATAATCTTGGTTGTGATGATTTAATTACTAAAGAAATTATTGTCAATGAAATTCCTGAAGCTGTAATAGATTTTCTTCCCATCTCAGGTTGCTATCCTTTGGATGTGCTTTTTGAAATCAGTGGATTAATCGCTGACTCTGCATACATAAATTTTGGTGATGGTAGCGGAACAGTAACTACGGATGATGTGATGCATACTTTTACTTCTTCCGGAACTTACATTCCTGAATTAACCCTTATAAATAATAATGGCTGCACAGTTGTATTAACTGAAACAGATCCTATTCATGTTGCAGCTCCTCCGGTTGCCAATATGTATTTATCTGATTCTTCCATTTGTGCCGGTGAATCAATTACAATTTATAATTCTTCAACGGATACAATTGATGCGCCGATAACTGATATTTATCTTGATTATGGTGATGGTGCAATTGCTTATACTGCTTCATCCCTTGATTCTATAAATCATATTTATGCAAGCGACGGATTATTCACAATCGAGTTAACTGTAACCAATAGTCTTGGATGTGTATCCAGCCATAATATTCCTTTATCTATAGCCGCTATCCCGACCGCAGTTTTTGATGTTGAACCTGTGGTGGGATGCGGTACTTTATTAACTACGTTTAATATAATTTCTTCCACTGCCGATAGTTTATTTTTGAATACCGGCACTGAAATTATTTATGTTGCGGGCTCTTCAATTAATTATTTCTATAACACTCCGGGAGTATATTCTCCTGAAATTATGTTACTGAATACCACCGGATGTTCTGCTGAATTAGATGCTGAAGATTCTTTAATTGTAAGTTATTCTCCCGATGCAATTATGGCACTGAGTGATACTATGCCTTTCTGTTCGGGTGATGAAATTTTCATTATTAATTTAAGTATTGATACGATTGCGGATTTATTAATTAATCCAATTGATAATTATACTATTCAGGTAAATGGAACTGCAATGTATTCCGGCTCAACTATGGATTCTATATTATTTAATCTTACCACAGCGGGTGATTATTGGATTACATTAATTACTTCAAATTCATGGGGCTGTCTGGATTCTACTTCTGCAGTTATTACTGTAACTCAAACACCAAATGCAATAGCAGGATTAAATGAAAATATTTGCCCGGGCACTGCATTACTTTTAGATGGCTCTGCAAGTTCCGGTGGAACAAATTATTTATGGTCGCCTGCCGGATTATTTGTAAATAATTCCGTTGCTCAACCACTCGGAACTTTCCCAACTTCTACAATGGTGTATCTGGAATATTCAAATGCATTTTGTTCGGATGTAGAT belongs to Bacteroidota bacterium and includes:
- a CDS encoding YifB family Mg chelatase-like AAA ATPase; the protein is MLVKTFGSTVQGVNAVTVTIEVNTGGGGELKGYIVGLPDNAVKESWQRIQTAIRHNGFYMPRTNVVINLAPADIRKEGTSFDLPMAIGILGATGQINEESLEKVMFLGELSLDGTILPAKGALPIAIQAREEGFTKLILPESNAREAAIVNNIEVYGATQLKDVVGFLGTGTGLEQVIVNTREEFAYSIGNSDLDFSDVKGQENIKRALEIAASGGHNAILIGPPGAGKTMLAKRLPTILPPLTLHEALETTKIHSVAGKLPGNSSLLYIRPFRSPHHTVSDVALVGGGNNPQPGEISLAHNGVLFLDELPEFKRNVLEVLRQPMEDRKVTISRARFSVEYPASFMLVASMNPCPCGYYNHPEKDCVCAPGVVQKYLNRISGPLLDRIDLHVEVTPVPVRELSSVILSEPSANIRERVIKAREIQELRFKDFPDVHCNAQMSTKMAKEVCIINNVGQNLLTKAMDKLGLSARAYDRILKVSRTIADLAGSDEILPEHIAEAIQYRSLDRDSWAN
- a CDS encoding PKD domain-containing protein, encoding MIFTNLSTYPAGSSPTYLWSFPSGFASSLTEANPTVYYYTPGTYSVTLTTSVAGTGSDVETKTAYITVVTPPDANFTYTIPDLCNQMVVNFTNTSVAGSAPITSKLWDFDDATFSALSNPIKTFTSENTFNVILFVTDANGCSDNVTVPVTTLAPVESAISSTGSIFSCGLAIAPTILAITSEGTAPYTYSWDYGNGTSSILPSSVVNYSDCGTYDITYTVTDANGCSLTNSYDDYIEISCPEVDFSMSDDTVCLASTASFINLSDPGAVSYYWQFNYPTALATSTEENPVAEFVAAGMRIIRLTVTYPGGCTAYHQDTIQVVPRPAITGIAASDSTGCEIPFVTTLTPLGLTGTGPYTFLWESGGMTSTDSAATFTYNDYINYTVSLTITDANGCSVFYTFIGFIKIKKPTNAFSATPIEGCAPLKVTFTNTSSSTYVPLSYYVWNYGDGTIDTTYSLGSHNHWFMVAGTYNVTMTLYTVDGCPKTSNLYITLGNEVAYFEIINDDDPTCNPVEIDNLSFGADETTIDWGDGTTSFLYPVH
- a CDS encoding PKD domain-containing protein, producing MGRWHYKFFIPGTLDTSHVYPAADTATYIITLIAEDRGCISTWVDTITILPVITIVTTTWNCDNPLEFYYVVDTSVVTGDFCWDFGSGDVFCNQVAVSYTYPRPGTYSGEITTLDPIEYEGCELVQTFSSLVPDNDFSFDINTVGGCGSFEYSIASNVAPDFPSELTYTWNIGPSSISGFTDVITDTSFFNYTFPEEDAYPIEMTINDVNGCVYSSMDTIIISGAVALFNIDSIVGCSPFTVYVSDASTLIDDAGGDISIESYEWNFSGGTCPTYFGISPPPCTFATGTHSVTLTITDNGGCEFSYTEEIDVVSDVIASFIADELACNSTEPLYFSNTSTGDITDVTWDFGDGFTSTDFSALHPYAIAGAYTVSLTVSDAFGCSDVQVQNINVVLDSIYAGFDVTYLTASACPPIPIQLANTSTGDYIDFWWDVERETGIYTYTLDTIILTYTLPGDYDVSIYVTGATGCIDTLTIENALYIPGPTGTMEYTPMMDCTPAEITFDFSDLTADLTYVDFGDGDTILVTGDATYNYAEEGVYCPTLILIDASGCSFQIACDSSITIYQTHDIDITVSDTGLCLGEILTIYNASIGSPLNPIEGYLVDYGDGSPVIPLASFDSLTYTYSTSGTYVLNVFTMSDVACSDTIQYEINVFSEPEAGADISPISGCYPLDVNFTITDLIADVAILDYGDGIIDTIAGDISHTYTTFGIFHPTLTLINGSACAVEIEFADAVHVYFPPTAGLIIPDTIACSGEQLIFINNSSDTSFSLITNYTLDFGDGSTPYSSDVMDTVYHAFTTDGSYVSTFIVENSAGCSDTLIFNTYADQLPVGALNISPLEGCVPLEVNFDVDDLIADEAIIDFGDGNSDTITSSIVYTYLNPGDFTPIFYLNNANGCTTVLTYETIDVELIPTAGFIISDTTICISTPVSIINTSFDTIVSPITSYAIKYGDGTVDVIADFDTLEYTYASPGTYNITVIAQNSAGCRDTIIHAVEVFDIPLATFSLLPITGCIPFDVDFDLDIVTADEMLLYYGDGLMDTITGDTSHIYSTAGSFEPYLLISNNAGCFDSIAFDVVEAGITPIADFTITDSTICFGEPIEITNNAWDTTLSPIISYTIDFGDGSVSTSATFTSLTHNYSSTGDFIITMAVENNLGCGDIISKNITVGEMPFATLALDPLEGCLPLDITFDFDAIAADEIIISFGDGNMDTVSGDVTYTYVDAGTFSPTVSLLNANGCAFDVNVSDAINVGITPIADFTITDSTICFGDDIEITNNAWDTTLSPITSYTIDFGDGTVSTSATFTSLTHNYSSTGDFIITMEVENNYGCGDIISKNITVGEMPFATLALDPLEGCLPLDITFDFDAIAADEIIISFGDGNMDTVTGDVTYTYVDAGTFSPTVSLLNANGCAFDVNVSDAINVGITPIADFTITDSTICFGEPIEITNNAWDTTLSPIISYTIDFGDGSVSTSATFTSLTHNYSSTGDFIITME
- a CDS encoding PKD domain-containing protein, translated to MPFATLALDPLEGCLPLNITFDFDAIAADEIIISFGDGNIDTVSDDITYTYVDAGIFSPTVSLLNANGCAFDVIVSDDINVGITPIADFTITDSTICFGEPIEITNNAWDTTLSPIISYTIDFGDGTISTSATFTSLTHNYSTTGDYSITLSVENNLGCDDIISKNITVGEMPFATLALDPLEGCLPLDITFDFDAIAADEIIISFGDGIMDTVTGDITYTYVDAGIFSPTVSLLNANGCAFDVIVSDAINVGITPIADFTITDSTICFGEPIEITNNAWDTTLSPIISYTIDFGDGSISTSATFTSLTHNYSTTGDYSITLSVENNLGCDDIISKNITVGEMPFATLALDPLEGCLPLDIIFDFDAIAADEIIISFGDGNMDTVTGDVTYTYVDAGTFSPTVTLLNANGCAFDVIVSDDINVGITPIADFTITDSTICFGEPIEITNNAWDTTLSPIISYTIDFGDGTISTSATFTSLTHNYSTTGDYSITLSVENNLGCDDIISKNITVGEMPFATLALDPLEGCLPLDIIFDFDAIAADEIIISFGDGNMDTVTGDVTYTYVDAGTFSPTVTLLNANGCAFDVIVSDDINVGITPIADFTITDSTICFGEPIEITNNAWDTTLSPIISYTIDFGDGTISTSATFTSLTHNYSSTGDFIITLSVENNLGCDDLITKEIIVNEIPEAVIDFLPISGCYPLDVLFEISGLIADSAYINFGDGSGTVTTDDVMHTFTSSGTYIPELTLINNNGCTVVLTETDPIHVAAPPVANMYLSDSSICAGESITIYNSSTDTIDAPITDIYLDYGDGAIAYTASSLDSINHIYASDGLFTIELTVTNSLGCVSSHNIPLSIAAIPTAVFDVEPVVGCGTLLTTFNIISSTADSLFLNTGTEIIYVAGSSINYFYNTPGVYSPEIMLLNTTGCSAELDAEDSLIVSYSPDAIMALSDTMPFCSGDEIFIINLSIDTIADLLINPIDNYTIQVNGTAMYSGSTMDSILFNLTTAGDYWITLITSNSWGCLDSTSAVITVTQTPNAIAGLNENICPGTALLLDGSASSGGTNYLWSPAGLFVNNSVAQPLGTFPTSTMVYLEYSNAFCSDVDSVLVNVLTDLELNAWPDTAICIGESVQIYSQYEADDLPVSVVWLNGDYLSSTLVSNPVSTPLNTITYTVSATCGDLVDYEDVTIVVNSLPTVVANDTMNAYYGQTFSLTSAASGNGPFTYSWTPTEYLACSDCQNTNATPPSDATYFITVVDENNCIAMDSVYLRLGYDCGQYLGLPNLLSPNNDGFNDEFHYQSDAIQVLSYFRVYDRWGRLMFESTDLFGSWDGTYNGTLCDPGVYVYSIQGSCFDGEVFINSGNITLVK